The Pseudomonadota bacterium DNA segment GATCCCGTCGACGCCGCGATCGGCGTCCTCGATGAGCCCGGCCGGGAGCTCCCAGAGGCACGGCGGCCCGGGGGCTTCCTCGAGCGGCGTCACCGCCCCACCCCGTAGGAGCAGCGGCGGCCGCACGCACGATCGCATGCAGACGCGCGGCGCCCCGTCCCCGCCGGTCGTGAGCAGCAGCGCCACCGCGTCGAGGTGCCGCCGGAGCACCGCGTCGTAGGGATACGTCCGGCTGACCGCGCCGTCCGAGTAGACGTTCGCGAGCTCGAGCCTGTGGAGGCTCAGGAAGGCGCGGCCCGGCAGCGGCGCCGCGTCGATCCGGCGAACGACGTCCACACGCGTGACGTGGCGGGCCGGGATCACTTCGGGACCTTGGCCCAGTCGCCAAGGAACTTCTCGATCCCGAGGTCGGTGAGCGGGTGCCGGAGGAGCTGGCCGAGCACGTTCGGCGGCACGGTCGCGACGTGCGCGCCCATGCGCGCCGCCTCGACGAAGTGGAGCGGATGACGGATCGACGCGACGAGCACCTGCGTGTCGAAATCGTAATTGTCGTAGATCTCGACGATCTCCTCGATGAGCCCCATGCCGTCCGAAGAGATGTCGTCGAGCCTGCCCACGAACGGGCTGATGTACGTCGCGCCGGCCTTGGCCGCGAGCAGCGCCTGCGGGGAGGAGAAGCACAGCGTGACGTTCGTCTTGATCCCCTCGGCCGACACCGCGCGGACCGTCTTGAGCCCCTCGGCGGTCATCGGGATCTTGACGACGATGTTCTTGTGGATCTTGGCGAGCGCGCGCGCCTCGGGGATCATCGCCTTGGAGTCGGTCGCGATCGCCTCGGCGCTGATCGGGCCGTCGACGACGGCGCAGATCTCCTGGACGACGTCCTCGAACTTGCGCCCGGTCTTGGCGATGAGCGACGGGTTCGTGGTCACGCCGTCGACGATGCCGATCGCCGCGTACTCGCGGATCGCGGCGACGTCCGCTGTGTCGATGAAGATCTTCATGGTGGCTCGCTCCCCTCGCGGTTGGTTCCCGGAAGGAGTGCCAAAATCGGGGTCGCGAGTCAATCGCCACGAGCCGCGGCGGTTCCGTGCAAGTCTCGCGCTACCGCTCCTGCTGGGACTTCCGACCGATCTTCGCGTCAAAGCCTGTGGAAGGCCCGGTGCGGAACGAAAGACGCACGCCGGGTTTGGAGGAGGGGCCCCGGAATCCGAGCGGTGAGAACCGCCACGGCGCCGGGGCTCCCATTTATATCCCCTTCCACCGTTGATCCCTTCCACCGAACGAGCGCGAATCTCGGCGGATCGTGGAGGGTGGCCAGGCGAGGCCCCGAGCGGTAGAGTGCGGGGGATGGAGCTCAAGGAGATGCTCAAGGCGGCCGAGGGCAAGTCGCTGGAGTTCAAGCGTGACCTCTCCTCGCTCAAGCCGATCCTCAAGACGCTCGTCGCCTTCGCGAACACCGCGGGCGGCGCGCTCGTCATCGGTCGCGACGACGACGGCAAGGTGCGAGGCGTGCCGGATGCGGTCGCCGAGGAGGAACGGCTCGCGAGCGCGATCGCCGATGGGATCCTCCCAGTGCTCCTCCC contains these protein-coding regions:
- a CDS encoding NUDIX hydrolase gives rise to the protein MIPARHVTRVDVVRRIDAAPLPGRAFLSLHRLELANVYSDGAVSRTYPYDAVLRRHLDAVALLLTTGGDGAPRVCMRSCVRPPLLLRGGAVTPLEEAPGPPCLWELPAGLIEDADRGVDGIRSRASAEAFEEVGVRIPADRFTVLAGAPFVSPGVIPERLFFARAEVARPEDATPPAGDGSPVEERAEIAWVALEEAIAMCDRGEIEDMKTELGLRRLAASRRAGEEPLR
- the fsa gene encoding fructose-6-phosphate aldolase, with translation MKIFIDTADVAAIREYAAIGIVDGVTTNPSLIAKTGRKFEDVVQEICAVVDGPISAEAIATDSKAMIPEARALAKIHKNIVVKIPMTAEGLKTVRAVSAEGIKTNVTLCFSSPQALLAAKAGATYISPFVGRLDDISSDGMGLIEEIVEIYDNYDFDTQVLVASIRHPLHFVEAARMGAHVATVPPNVLGQLLRHPLTDLGIEKFLGDWAKVPK